From Heliomicrobium modesticaldum Ice1, a single genomic window includes:
- the ftsX gene encoding permease-like cell division protein FtsX gives MKVQTFGYFFREAFRSMWQNGWMSVASISTVAISLLILGISLLLVMNSHYAAAAIESDLEIVLSLKNDIDAKQTQAVADRLRGNSRVAEVIFVSKQEAMSAMRKQVRPELLRALGEDNPFPDQFRVKAKDPNDVASLADEFGKIPGVELVKYGQGVVERLLRLTQWVRIVGLSVMGLIGLAAVFLISTTIRLTVFARRREINIMKFVGATNWFIRWPFLLEGTFLGLIGSLLAIVLVYALYTPVAEYVRTSLPFVPLRADSGFLLTISQILLASGVFIGALGSSISLRKFLKV, from the coding sequence ATGAAAGTGCAGACCTTCGGCTACTTCTTCCGGGAAGCCTTCCGTTCCATGTGGCAAAACGGCTGGATGAGCGTCGCCTCGATCTCGACGGTGGCCATCTCCCTCTTGATCCTCGGCATCTCCCTGCTGCTGGTGATGAACAGCCACTACGCCGCCGCTGCCATCGAGTCGGATCTGGAGATCGTCTTGTCCCTGAAAAACGACATCGACGCCAAGCAGACCCAGGCCGTGGCCGACAGGCTGCGCGGCAACAGCCGCGTGGCCGAGGTGATCTTTGTCTCAAAACAGGAAGCCATGTCCGCCATGCGCAAGCAGGTGCGGCCGGAGCTGTTGCGCGCCCTCGGGGAAGACAACCCCTTCCCGGATCAGTTTCGGGTGAAGGCGAAGGATCCCAACGATGTGGCTTCCCTCGCCGACGAATTCGGCAAGATTCCCGGGGTGGAACTGGTCAAATACGGCCAGGGCGTCGTAGAGCGGCTGCTCCGGCTGACCCAGTGGGTGCGTATCGTCGGACTGTCGGTGATGGGCCTGATCGGCCTGGCCGCCGTCTTCCTGATCTCGACGACGATCCGCTTGACCGTCTTCGCCCGCCGCCGCGAGATCAACATCATGAAATTCGTCGGCGCCACCAACTGGTTCATTCGCTGGCCCTTTTTGCTGGAAGGCACCTTCTTGGGGCTGATCGGCTCTCTGTTAGCCATCGTCTTGGTCTACGCACTGTATACGCCTGTGGCCGAATATGTGCGCACATCACTGCCCTTTGTCCCCCTGCGGGCCGATAGCGGCTTTTTGCTGACCATCAGCCAGATCCTCTTGGCCTCAGGCGTCTTCATCGGCGCCCTGGGCAGCAGCATCTCCTTGCGCAAGTTTTTGAAGGTATAG
- a CDS encoding transketolase, translating to MSEAIIQRLEATARQIRRHIIAMTHAAGSGHPGGSLSAADMVTALFFKEMRIDPQNPRWPDRDRFVLGKGHAAPVLYAALAERGFFPAEELKGLRQTGHFLQGHPDMKKVPGVDMSTGSLGQGLSAAVGMALGLRLDKKDARVWALLGDGELQEGQVWEAAMAAAHYKLDKLAIFIDDNGLQIDGPVKEVMSSYPIVDKFRAFGWNVIEIDGHAMPAILEAIERAKAATGRPTCIVAHTVKGKGVSFMEDQVGWHGTAPNAEEAAIALKELQ from the coding sequence ATGAGTGAAGCCATCATACAGCGCCTGGAAGCGACAGCCAGGCAGATCCGCCGTCACATCATCGCCATGACCCACGCAGCCGGCAGCGGCCATCCCGGCGGATCCCTCTCGGCAGCCGATATGGTGACGGCGCTGTTTTTCAAAGAGATGCGCATCGATCCCCAGAACCCCCGGTGGCCCGACCGGGACCGCTTTGTCTTAGGCAAGGGCCATGCCGCCCCCGTCCTGTACGCCGCCTTGGCGGAGCGCGGCTTTTTCCCTGCAGAGGAACTGAAGGGGTTGCGCCAGACGGGCCACTTCCTGCAAGGGCACCCGGACATGAAAAAAGTGCCCGGCGTCGACATGTCGACAGGTTCGCTCGGTCAGGGCTTGTCCGCCGCCGTCGGCATGGCTCTGGGCCTGCGCCTCGATAAAAAAGACGCCCGCGTCTGGGCGCTCCTCGGCGACGGGGAACTGCAGGAGGGCCAGGTCTGGGAGGCCGCCATGGCCGCCGCCCACTATAAGCTTGACAAGCTGGCCATCTTCATCGACGACAACGGCCTGCAGATCGACGGCCCTGTCAAAGAGGTCATGTCCAGCTACCCTATCGTCGATAAGTTTCGGGCCTTCGGCTGGAACGTCATCGAGATCGACGGCCATGCCATGCCGGCCATCCTGGAGGCCATCGAAAGGGCGAAAGCCGCGACGGGACGTCCCACCTGCATCGTCGCCCACACAGTCAAGGGCAAGGGCGTTTCCTTCATGGAAGACCAGGTCGGCTGGCACGGCACGGCGCCCAACGCCGAAGAAGCCGCCATCGCCCTGAAAGAATTACAGTGA
- the hpf gene encoding ribosome hibernation-promoting factor, HPF/YfiA family, translating to MNIQVRGKNIEVTNALKEYVVKRLSKLEKYFHNIGGARTTLAVEGDMAKVEVTVPAGDLLLRAEESHPDMYAAIDLVFEKLEKQVDAYKTKLSRRLKGQGFKEFAAAEKNGATEPRVVRSKRFALKPMPVDEAIMQMNLIGHSFFVFSNAETEQVNVVYLRKDGNYGLIEPEFD from the coding sequence ATGAACATCCAAGTTCGTGGCAAAAACATCGAGGTCACCAACGCCCTGAAGGAGTATGTGGTCAAACGTCTGTCCAAGCTGGAGAAGTACTTCCACAACATCGGTGGCGCCCGGACGACTCTGGCTGTCGAAGGGGACATGGCCAAGGTGGAGGTGACCGTTCCGGCAGGCGACCTGCTCCTGCGGGCCGAAGAATCCCATCCCGATATGTATGCCGCCATCGATCTGGTCTTTGAAAAACTGGAAAAACAGGTCGACGCCTATAAAACGAAACTGTCCCGGCGCCTGAAAGGGCAGGGGTTCAAGGAATTTGCCGCTGCAGAGAAGAACGGCGCCACAGAGCCTCGAGTGGTCCGTTCCAAGCGATTTGCTTTGAAGCCGATGCCCGTCGATGAAGCGATCATGCAGATGAACCTGATCGGCCACAGCTTTTTCGTCTTCTCCAACGCCGAAACGGAGCAGGTCAACGTAGTCTACCTGCGCAAGGATGGCAACTACGGCCTGATCGAACCGGAGTTCGACTGA
- a CDS encoding motility associated factor glycosyltransferase family protein, with translation MQRRLPPYVQYLSDEIFAGNIQALATVQPPLAERMARYKPPYNQPFQVEPAQSGDLTLLVDTGRERLFLLSPVDPCKQAREWVAEVAGAPSSLLVVFGFGLGYTIEVLRQIIPSQGKMVVFERSIDLFWLALWTVDLRHVLADSRIRFAIDVDAASVGPIMHRLNLSASDALTAQLYEFHYLTALFDGYYDQVKGALQEYFQTQQIAVATENYFSLTWTLNFLQNLPAVLSACPVQHLYGRFPALPAVVIAAGPSLEKNLEGLREFARYGLLIATAPTLRVLQQRGIRPHLLLSIDGGAPNYSHFQGLAVDDVPLVFDATLYPPILKAYGGGGKRFALLAYDKAELYGILDGAVDVAAASVNVGASVANLGLVLAYRSGCDPIVFVGQDLAFTGNHSHISGSAFDSAVDEAGMSRYIEMDDIYGQKTYTQETWLAFREWFRWFIKGHPDRRYINATEGGIGIPGTEVATLAAVIGQLRETKASQGRNASDQAIAAAFLQGVQAASQGAAQRDAQIVKKLKNLHGHLRRILEGCEKGQELIAKYQRFVTSRVDIDKPFAQYYRKLDKIRRQIEGDHEAMGFLRLAFRPIVNQLEQSAILADVTDKREALAHDLMRGQLFFIEVGRRSGAILAQVERTMAVLQSPDRGS, from the coding sequence TTGCAACGGCGCCTGCCGCCCTATGTGCAGTACCTGTCTGACGAGATCTTTGCCGGGAATATACAGGCCTTGGCGACGGTGCAACCGCCTTTGGCGGAACGGATGGCCCGGTATAAGCCGCCCTATAACCAGCCCTTTCAGGTGGAACCGGCGCAAAGTGGCGACCTGACGCTGTTGGTCGACACCGGTCGGGAGCGCCTGTTTTTGCTTTCTCCGGTCGACCCCTGTAAACAAGCCCGGGAATGGGTCGCTGAGGTGGCGGGAGCGCCTTCCAGCCTGCTTGTCGTTTTCGGTTTTGGCCTGGGTTATACGATCGAAGTGCTCCGGCAGATCATTCCCAGCCAAGGGAAAATGGTGGTCTTCGAGCGATCGATCGACCTCTTCTGGCTGGCCCTGTGGACGGTGGATCTGCGGCACGTCCTCGCAGACAGCCGCATCCGCTTCGCCATCGATGTAGATGCGGCCTCTGTCGGCCCCATCATGCACCGGTTGAACCTTTCGGCCAGCGATGCCCTGACGGCGCAACTCTATGAGTTTCATTATCTGACAGCCCTTTTTGACGGCTACTACGACCAGGTGAAAGGGGCGCTGCAGGAGTACTTCCAGACCCAGCAGATCGCTGTGGCGACTGAGAACTACTTCAGCCTGACCTGGACGCTGAACTTCTTGCAGAACCTGCCTGCGGTGCTCTCTGCATGTCCCGTTCAGCACCTCTATGGGCGCTTCCCGGCCCTGCCGGCCGTCGTCATCGCTGCCGGACCATCGCTGGAGAAGAACCTGGAAGGCCTCCGCGAATTCGCTCGTTACGGCCTCTTGATCGCTACGGCGCCGACATTGCGCGTCCTGCAACAGCGCGGCATCCGCCCGCATCTCCTCTTGTCCATCGATGGAGGAGCGCCCAACTACAGCCATTTTCAAGGCCTCGCTGTTGATGACGTGCCGCTCGTCTTTGACGCAACCCTCTATCCCCCCATTTTGAAGGCCTACGGAGGCGGAGGAAAGCGCTTCGCCCTTTTGGCTTATGACAAGGCGGAGCTCTACGGCATCCTCGACGGCGCGGTAGACGTGGCCGCCGCTTCTGTCAACGTCGGCGCTTCTGTGGCTAATCTGGGCCTCGTCTTGGCCTATCGCTCTGGTTGCGATCCCATCGTTTTCGTCGGCCAGGATCTGGCTTTTACGGGAAATCACTCCCATATCTCCGGTTCCGCCTTCGACAGCGCTGTAGACGAAGCCGGCATGAGCCGCTACATCGAGATGGACGACATCTATGGGCAGAAGACCTATACGCAGGAGACCTGGCTTGCCTTTCGCGAGTGGTTTCGCTGGTTCATTAAGGGGCATCCTGATCGGCGCTATATCAATGCTACAGAAGGCGGCATCGGCATCCCCGGCACAGAGGTGGCAACGCTGGCCGCGGTGATAGGGCAGCTGAGGGAGACGAAAGCCAGTCAGGGAAGGAATGCCTCCGACCAAGCGATTGCGGCCGCCTTTCTCCAGGGGGTCCAAGCGGCCTCGCAGGGGGCGGCGCAGCGGGACGCCCAGATTGTAAAAAAGCTGAAAAATCTGCATGGCCACCTGCGGCGGATCCTAGAGGGATGCGAAAAAGGGCAGGAGCTGATAGCAAAGTATCAGCGCTTCGTGACGAGCAGGGTGGATATTGACAAGCCCTTTGCCCAATACTATCGCAAGCTCGATAAGATCCGCCGGCAGATAGAAGGGGATCATGAGGCGATGGGCTTTTTGCGGCTTGCCTTCCGGCCTATTGTCAATCAGTTGGAACAATCGGCGATCCTGGCCGATGTGACGGACAAAAGGGAGGCTCTCGCCCATGATCTGATGCGAGGGCAGCTCTTTTTTATAGAAGTGGGTCGCCGTTCCGGCGCGATCTTGGCGCAAGTGGAACGAACCATGGCGGTGCTGCAATCTCCCGATAGGGGCAGTTGA
- the prfB gene encoding peptide chain release factor 2 (programmed frameshift) — protein MFSEVKRELGLLETRLDELRDSLDLAVKEERIAELEQMIQEPGFWDDTERAQKTMQELTGLKDKVKAYRDLRSQWEDLCVLRELGAEENDAEILAEIEAGIQTITAELDRWHLELLLNGPYDRNNALLTLHAGAGGTEAMDWNEMLLRMYIRWGEKRGYKVELLDSLPGDEAGIKSATLSVVGENAYGYLKGEMGVHRLVRISPFDSSGRRHTSFASLEVLPEVSDGAEIQIRPEDLKVDTFRAGGAGGQHVNKTESAVRITHIPTGIVVACQSERSQIQNRATAMRMLQAKLFERQRQEQEAEVNRLKGDQQDIAFGSQIRSYVFHPYNLVKDHRTNTEVGNVHAVMDGELDEFISAYLVWSTKQDNRL, from the exons GTGTTTAGCGAAGTGAAACGAGAGCTGGGGCTCCTGGAGACCCGGCTGGACGAACTGAGGGATTCACTT GACCTGGCGGTCAAAGAGGAACGCATCGCCGAACTGGAGCAGATGATCCAGGAACCCGGCTTTTGGGACGATACGGAACGAGCCCAGAAGACGATGCAGGAACTGACGGGTCTGAAGGACAAGGTCAAGGCCTACCGGGATCTGCGCAGCCAATGGGAAGACCTCTGCGTCCTGCGCGAGTTGGGCGCCGAGGAGAACGACGCCGAAATCCTGGCTGAGATCGAGGCAGGGATCCAGACGATCACGGCCGAACTGGACCGCTGGCATCTGGAACTGCTGCTCAACGGCCCCTATGATCGCAACAACGCCCTGCTCACCCTCCATGCCGGCGCCGGCGGCACTGAAGCGATGGACTGGAACGAGATGCTCCTGCGCATGTACATCCGCTGGGGCGAGAAGCGGGGCTATAAGGTGGAACTCCTCGACTCCCTCCCCGGCGATGAGGCGGGGATAAAATCGGCCACCCTCTCTGTGGTCGGCGAGAACGCCTACGGCTACCTGAAAGGCGAGATGGGCGTCCACCGCCTGGTGCGCATCTCTCCCTTCGATTCCTCGGGCCGCCGCCATACCTCCTTCGCCTCATTGGAGGTGCTGCCCGAGGTCAGCGACGGCGCCGAGATTCAGATCCGTCCGGAAGACCTGAAGGTGGACACCTTCCGTGCCGGCGGCGCCGGCGGTCAGCACGTCAACAAGACTGAGTCGGCTGTCCGCATCACCCATATCCCCACCGGGATCGTGGTTGCCTGCCAGAGCGAGCGCTCCCAGATCCAGAACCGGGCCACGGCCATGCGCATGCTGCAGGCGAAGCTCTTCGAACGCCAGCGGCAGGAGCAGGAGGCCGAGGTCAACCGGTTGAAGGGCGACCAGCAGGACATCGCCTTCGGCAGCCAGATCCGCTCCTACGTCTTTCACCCTTACAACCTGGTCAAGGACCATCGGACCAACACCGAGGTGGGCAATGTTCATGCCGTCATGGACGGCGAACTGGACGAGTTCATCTCGGCCTATCTGGTCTGGTCGACGAAACAAGATAACAGGCTGTAA
- a CDS encoding transketolase family protein, with translation MMKKIATRDAYGRALARLGGEKADLVVLDADLAKSTKTIDFAKVYPERFFDMGIAEQNLMGTAAGLAAVGKIPFASTFAMFATGRAFEQIRNSIAYPKLNVKIAATHAGITVGEDGASHQTVEDIALMRVLPNMTVIVPADGPETEGAIRWAAEHEGPVYIRLGRLGVPVINDEESYRFTPGKAVTLRQGRDVSLIATGLMVSIALEAAAALAAEAIEAEVLNIHTIKPIDAESILDSAVRTGCVVTAEEHSVIGGLGSAVAEVLGEGQPVPLERVGLKDTFGESGKPDLLLKKYGLTAEAVADAARRAMARKG, from the coding sequence CTGATGAAAAAGATCGCCACCCGTGACGCCTACGGGCGCGCCTTGGCCCGATTGGGCGGGGAGAAGGCCGACCTGGTCGTCCTCGACGCCGACCTGGCCAAATCGACAAAGACCATCGACTTTGCCAAAGTCTACCCGGAACGCTTCTTCGACATGGGCATCGCCGAGCAGAACCTGATGGGGACCGCCGCCGGGTTGGCTGCTGTCGGCAAGATCCCCTTCGCCAGCACCTTCGCCATGTTCGCCACCGGACGGGCTTTTGAACAGATCCGCAACTCCATCGCCTACCCGAAGCTGAACGTGAAGATCGCCGCCACCCACGCCGGCATCACCGTCGGCGAAGACGGCGCCTCCCACCAGACGGTGGAGGATATCGCCCTCATGCGGGTGCTGCCTAACATGACTGTCATCGTGCCGGCCGACGGCCCCGAGACGGAAGGGGCCATCCGCTGGGCCGCTGAGCACGAGGGCCCTGTCTACATCCGCCTGGGCCGCCTGGGCGTGCCGGTCATCAACGATGAAGAGAGCTATCGATTCACCCCCGGCAAAGCCGTCACCCTGCGCCAGGGGAGGGATGTCTCCCTCATCGCTACGGGCCTCATGGTCAGCATCGCCCTGGAGGCGGCGGCAGCGCTGGCCGCCGAGGCGATCGAGGCGGAGGTGCTGAACATCCACACGATCAAGCCCATCGACGCCGAGTCGATCCTGGATTCTGCTGTTCGGACCGGTTGCGTCGTCACGGCGGAGGAGCACTCCGTCATCGGCGGCCTAGGCTCGGCTGTCGCCGAAGTCCTCGGCGAAGGGCAGCCCGTTCCCCTGGAGCGGGTCGGTCTCAAAGATACCTTCGGCGAGTCGGGCAAACCGGATCTGCTGCTGAAGAAGTATGGCCTGACGGCCGAAGCTGTCGCCGACGCCGCCCGGCGGGCGATGGCGCGGAAAGGATAG
- a CDS encoding murein hydrolase activator EnvC family protein, with the protein MRQRLLIRGLSAGLATALLLGIATPGVRLFPLNAAVADELQSKQQELDEVRSMIEKTRRELKEKERQHQGVLGKLAAVKSEMNRTEVALYDLNRKVKDVEGRIGTAEREIADAQKRQASQTEALKTRLKDMYINGSVSYLDVILQASSFTDFLTRMDLMEKIVESDARLIAKIEAEEKRIAERKAELERRRAELAQLREQTAAQKVLLAQQAQETQQVLAQVVNEKESIERMLDEEEAASRQLEAVIRSLQMKQNRPKMGSGPMAHPVPNNTAVSSPYGNRIHPVLKKARFHTGVDFPAPTGTPIHAAQTGVVAMAGYYGAYGNTVIIDHGGGTATLYGHMSVINVSDGQTVQKGDIIGQVGSTGWSTGPHLHFEVRVNGNHTNPMPYIGG; encoded by the coding sequence ATGCGACAGCGCCTGCTTATCCGCGGCTTGTCGGCCGGGCTGGCGACCGCCCTTCTGCTGGGCATCGCGACGCCCGGCGTCCGCCTGTTTCCCCTGAATGCGGCCGTGGCCGATGAACTGCAGAGCAAGCAACAGGAACTGGACGAAGTGCGGAGCATGATCGAAAAAACCCGGCGCGAACTGAAGGAAAAAGAGCGACAGCATCAGGGCGTGTTGGGAAAATTGGCAGCAGTCAAAAGCGAGATGAACCGGACGGAGGTGGCGCTCTACGACCTGAACCGCAAGGTGAAGGATGTGGAGGGGCGCATCGGGACGGCGGAAAGAGAGATCGCCGACGCCCAGAAGCGCCAGGCGTCCCAGACCGAGGCCTTGAAGACGCGCCTGAAGGATATGTACATCAATGGCAGCGTCTCCTACCTCGATGTGATCCTGCAAGCGAGCAGTTTCACCGACTTTTTAACCCGCATGGACCTCATGGAAAAGATCGTCGAGAGCGACGCCCGCTTGATCGCGAAGATTGAGGCTGAGGAGAAGCGGATCGCGGAGCGCAAGGCCGAACTGGAGAGGCGGCGCGCCGAACTGGCCCAGCTGCGGGAACAGACGGCGGCCCAGAAGGTGCTCCTGGCCCAGCAGGCCCAGGAGACCCAGCAGGTGCTCGCCCAGGTGGTCAATGAAAAGGAATCGATCGAGCGGATGCTCGATGAAGAGGAAGCGGCCTCTCGCCAGCTGGAGGCCGTCATCCGCTCCCTGCAGATGAAGCAGAACCGGCCCAAGATGGGCAGCGGCCCGATGGCCCACCCCGTGCCCAACAACACCGCAGTCTCGTCCCCCTACGGCAACCGCATCCACCCCGTCTTGAAGAAGGCGCGTTTTCACACGGGCGTCGACTTCCCGGCTCCCACGGGCACGCCGATCCATGCCGCCCAGACGGGCGTCGTCGCTATGGCCGGCTACTACGGCGCCTATGGCAACACGGTGATCATCGACCATGGCGGCGGAACGGCCACCCTCTACGGCCACATGTCGGTGATCAATGTGAGCGACGGCCAGACGGTGCAGAAGGGCGATATCATCGGGCAGGTCGGCTCGACCGGTTGGAGCACGGGACCGCACCTGCACTTTGAAGTCCGCGTCAACGGAAACCATACCAACCCCATGCCCTACATCGGCGGCTGA
- the ftsE gene encoding cell division ATP-binding protein FtsE, translating to MIQMFNVSKTYANGVQALVDVNVRIQKGSFVFLVGPSGAGKSTFIKLIFREEVPTRGQILFDGRSLVRMRESEVPYLRRQIGVVFQDFRLLPNKSVYDNVAFAMEIVEASSKRIRQRVPQVLEMVGLGKKSDLLPNQLSGGEQQRVSIARAIVNDPMLIIADEPTGNLDPETAQEIMNLLLEINRRGTTIIMATHAKDIVDSMRKRVIAIEGGRIVRDEERGSYEQERGLPR from the coding sequence ATGATACAGATGTTTAACGTCTCAAAGACCTATGCCAATGGGGTACAGGCGCTTGTTGACGTAAACGTTCGCATACAGAAGGGGAGCTTCGTCTTTCTCGTCGGCCCTTCGGGTGCAGGGAAATCGACCTTTATCAAGCTGATCTTCCGGGAAGAGGTGCCGACGCGCGGCCAGATCCTCTTTGACGGCCGGTCTCTCGTGCGCATGCGCGAGTCGGAGGTTCCCTACCTGCGCCGCCAGATCGGCGTCGTCTTCCAGGACTTTCGCCTGCTCCCCAATAAGAGCGTCTATGACAATGTGGCCTTCGCCATGGAGATCGTCGAAGCGTCGTCGAAGCGCATCCGCCAGCGGGTGCCCCAGGTGCTCGAAATGGTGGGCCTCGGCAAAAAATCTGACCTGCTGCCGAATCAGCTCTCCGGCGGCGAGCAGCAGCGCGTCTCCATCGCCCGGGCCATCGTCAACGACCCCATGCTGATCATCGCCGATGAGCCGACAGGTAACCTGGACCCGGAGACGGCCCAGGAGATCATGAACCTTTTGCTGGAGATCAACCGTCGCGGCACCACCATCATCATGGCCACCCACGCCAAAGACATCGTCGACAGCATGCGCAAACGGGTCATCGCCATCGAGGGCGGCCGCATTGTCCGCGACGAGGAACGGGGCAGTTATGAGCAGGAGCGGGGGTTGCCCCGATGA
- the secA gene encoding preprotein translocase subunit SecA, translating to MFGFLKNLLDDNARDIRRLQKTVDRINSMEPEWQRLSDADLQHKTVEFRQRLENGESLDDLLPEAFATVREASRRVLGMRHFDVQLIGGMVLHQGRIAEMRTGEGKTLVATLPSYLNALTGRGVHVVTVNDYLAKRDAEWMGRIHRFLGLQVGLIIHGLDFAERREAYAADITYGTNNEFGFDYLRDNMVIQPQHMVQRELHYAIVDEVDSILIDEARTPLIISGQANKPTEKYYAVARIIPRLTKDVDYKVDEKAHSVVLTEEGVSRVEKMLGIDNLADSLDWAHHVNQGLKAHALMRRDRDYVVKDGEVIIVDEFTGRLMFGRRYSEGLHQAIEAKEGLEIQNESQTLATITLQNYFRMYDKLSGMTGTAKTEEPEFMQIYKMDVVQIPTNKPMQRKDLPDVVYRTEEGKFNAVVEEIVQSFRRGQPVLVGTVSIEKSEQLSDKLKRRGVPHQVLNAKHHEKEAEIVKNAGQRGMVTIATNMAGRGTDIILGEGVAELGGLYVIGTERHEARRIDNQLRGRSGRQGDPGQTRFYVSLEDDLMRLFGAENIQGVMDRLGMDDSMPIESGMITRAIENAQRRVEARNFDIRKHVLQYDDVMNQQREVIYDQRKKVLNGENLRDTVFDFIDTLVENMVNRFAGEEKYVENWDLPAMLAYAEETFQIAVTAEDLHEMEKEEVIAFFQEKAQERYSQREQELGLETIRELERIILLRVVDSHWMDHLDAMDHLRHGIGLRAYGQKDPLVEYKYEAYSMFQEMIASVQEEFLRYMFRVNVVVAQAEEEKQEAEAEAEAETVLKNAVENRSDDSLPKQPVKAEPRVGRNDPCPCGSGKKYKKCCGVKG from the coding sequence TTGTTTGGCTTTTTGAAAAACCTCCTGGACGACAATGCCCGGGATATCCGCCGGTTGCAGAAGACTGTCGATCGGATCAACAGCATGGAACCGGAATGGCAGCGGCTCAGCGACGCCGACCTGCAGCACAAAACCGTCGAGTTCCGTCAACGGCTGGAAAACGGGGAGAGTTTGGATGACCTGCTCCCCGAAGCCTTCGCCACCGTTCGCGAAGCCTCCCGGCGGGTGCTGGGCATGCGCCACTTCGATGTGCAGTTGATCGGCGGGATGGTCCTTCACCAAGGGCGGATCGCCGAGATGCGGACCGGCGAAGGGAAGACGTTGGTGGCGACGCTCCCGTCCTACCTGAATGCCTTGACCGGTCGCGGCGTCCATGTAGTCACCGTCAACGACTACCTGGCCAAGCGGGATGCCGAGTGGATGGGCCGGATCCACCGTTTCCTCGGCCTTCAGGTGGGCCTCATCATTCACGGCCTTGATTTCGCCGAGCGCCGTGAGGCCTATGCCGCCGACATCACCTACGGCACGAACAACGAGTTCGGCTTCGACTACCTGCGCGACAACATGGTCATCCAGCCCCAGCACATGGTGCAGCGGGAATTGCACTACGCCATCGTCGACGAGGTGGACTCGATCCTCATCGACGAAGCGCGGACGCCGTTGATCATCTCAGGTCAGGCGAATAAGCCGACGGAAAAATACTACGCCGTCGCCCGGATCATCCCGCGCCTGACGAAAGATGTCGATTACAAGGTCGACGAGAAGGCCCACTCGGTCGTGCTGACCGAAGAGGGCGTCAGCCGGGTGGAGAAGATGCTCGGCATTGACAACCTGGCCGATTCCCTGGACTGGGCCCACCATGTCAACCAAGGCCTGAAGGCCCATGCCCTGATGCGGCGCGACCGCGATTATGTCGTCAAAGACGGCGAGGTCATCATCGTCGATGAGTTCACGGGCCGCCTCATGTTCGGCCGCCGCTACTCGGAAGGGCTGCATCAGGCCATCGAAGCCAAAGAAGGCTTGGAAATCCAGAACGAATCGCAGACGCTGGCCACCATCACCCTGCAGAACTACTTCCGCATGTACGACAAGCTCTCCGGCATGACCGGTACGGCCAAAACGGAAGAGCCCGAGTTCATGCAGATTTACAAGATGGATGTCGTCCAGATCCCCACGAACAAGCCAATGCAGCGGAAGGACCTGCCCGATGTGGTCTACCGGACTGAAGAGGGCAAATTCAACGCCGTCGTCGAAGAGATCGTCCAATCTTTCCGCCGCGGCCAACCGGTCCTCGTCGGCACTGTATCGATCGAAAAATCGGAGCAGCTCTCTGACAAGCTGAAGCGGCGCGGCGTCCCTCACCAGGTGTTGAACGCCAAGCACCACGAGAAAGAAGCGGAGATCGTCAAAAATGCCGGCCAGCGGGGCATGGTCACTATCGCCACCAACATGGCCGGACGGGGGACGGACATCATCCTCGGCGAAGGCGTCGCCGAGCTGGGCGGCCTCTACGTCATCGGCACCGAGCGCCACGAAGCTCGCCGCATCGATAACCAGCTCCGCGGCCGTTCCGGTCGCCAGGGCGACCCCGGCCAGACCCGTTTCTATGTCTCGCTTGAAGACGACCTGATGCGCCTCTTCGGCGCCGAAAACATCCAGGGGGTGATGGACCGCCTGGGCATGGACGACTCGATGCCCATCGAGTCGGGCATGATCACGAGGGCCATCGAGAACGCCCAGCGCCGCGTCGAGGCCCGCAACTTCGATATCCGCAAACACGTCCTCCAGTATGACGACGTGATGAACCAGCAGCGGGAGGTCATCTACGACCAGCGCAAAAAGGTGCTCAACGGGGAAAACCTGCGCGACACCGTCTTCGATTTCATCGACACCCTCGTTGAAAACATGGTCAACCGCTTCGCCGGCGAAGAGAAGTATGTGGAGAACTGGGACCTGCCGGCTATGCTCGCCTATGCCGAGGAGACCTTCCAGATCGCCGTCACCGCAGAGGATCTCCATGAGATGGAGAAGGAAGAGGTCATTGCTTTCTTCCAGGAAAAGGCCCAGGAGCGGTACAGTCAGCGCGAGCAGGAGCTGGGCCTGGAGACGATTCGCGAGCTGGAGCGGATCATCCTCCTGCGCGTCGTCGACTCCCACTGGATGGACCACCTGGACGCCATGGACCACCTGCGCCACGGCATCGGCCTGCGCGCTTACGGCCAGAAAGACCCCCTTGTGGAGTACAAGTATGAGGCCTACAGCATGTTCCAGGAGATGATCGCCAGCGTCCAGGAGGAGTTCCTGCGCTACATGTTCCGGGTGAACGTCGTGGTGGCTCAGGCAGAGGAGGAAAAACAGGAAGCAGAAGCAGAAGCAGAAGCGGAGACGGTGCTCAAAAATGCCGTCGAAAACCGTTCCGACGACTCCCTGCCCAAACAGCCGGTCAAAGCGGAACCTCGCGTCGGCCGCAACGACCCCTGTCCCTGCGGCAGCGGCAAGAAGTACAAGAAGTGCTGCGGGGTTAAAGGGTAA